From the Cyanobacteria bacterium FACHB-DQ100 genome, the window AATAATCTTGAAACAGAATTCATTCGAGTTAGTAAAGAAGCCGAAAGGAAGCGTTATTTGGCGTTGCCTAATGGAGAGATGAATTAAGGTGACTCTCAATGCAGTGCCCTGAATGCCAATCCACTCATATTCGCAAGAATGGAAAACGCAAAGGCAAGCAAAATCATATTTG encodes:
- a CDS encoding IS1 family transposase, with protein sequence MQCPECQSTHIRKNGKRKGKQNHI